The following are encoded in a window of Lactiplantibacillus brownii genomic DNA:
- a CDS encoding IS3 family transposase — MHQESHHHQVTKMCRILGVSRAQYYRYRSPKPSKRRAEDADLKQRILRIFAEFKQRYGVMKIHHELNLELQPLQRRCSPRRISRLMKELDIHSVTVNKWKAASASKTKVEQRPNLLKQDFSTTGLNQKWTADMTYIQTKRNGWCYLSTIMDLHSRRIIGYSFSKKMATDLVLKTLESAVKNRTITGDLIIHTDLGSQYTSDDYNQRLTELHIRHSSSRKGCPYDNAPMESFHASLKKECVYPVPVFENYETAAAVLFEYVHAFYNRKRIHSSLGYQTPLQVEIATLTSQMAA, encoded by the coding sequence ATTCACCAAGAAAGCCATCACCACCAGGTAACCAAGATGTGCCGAATCCTCGGTGTTTCCAGAGCTCAGTATTATCGTTATCGATCCCCAAAGCCTTCAAAACGCCGGGCCGAAGATGCGGACTTAAAACAACGGATTCTGCGGATCTTTGCGGAATTCAAGCAGCGATACGGCGTTATGAAGATCCACCATGAATTGAATCTGGAACTTCAACCACTGCAGCGTCGGTGCAGCCCAAGACGGATTTCCCGGCTCATGAAGGAACTGGATATCCACTCCGTTACCGTCAATAAATGGAAAGCGGCTTCGGCTTCCAAAACCAAGGTTGAACAGCGTCCCAACTTGCTTAAGCAGGATTTCTCGACCACTGGTTTAAATCAAAAATGGACCGCTGATATGACCTATATTCAAACGAAGCGTAATGGCTGGTGTTACTTATCAACCATCATGGATCTGCACTCAAGACGAATTATCGGCTATTCATTCTCAAAAAAGATGGCTACTGATTTAGTCTTAAAGACCCTGGAAAGCGCGGTTAAAAATCGAACCATTACTGGGGACCTGATTATCCACACAGACTTAGGATCACAGTACACCAGCGATGATTACAACCAACGGTTAACAGAACTACATATCCGCCACTCTTCCAGCCGTAAGGGGTGTCCGTATGATAATGCGCCAATGGAATCTTTTCATGCTTCCCTCAAAAAGGAATGTGTTTATCCAGTGCCGGTCTTTGAGAATTATGAAACTGCCGCTGCTGTCCTTTTTGAATATGTGCATGCTTTCTACAATAGGAAGAGAATTCATAGTTCACTGGGCTACCAGACCCCCTTACAAGTTGAAATCGCAACACTTACGAGCCAAATGGCCGCCTGA
- a CDS encoding IS3 family transposase has translation MPTRYDKEFKQNIINLYKQGESAAQLAREYGIGYSTVHKWIQGQAKTQSGKSPDEIKAMEKRLASLSEENEILKKALGFLAQK, from the coding sequence ATGCCAACTCGTTACGACAAAGAATTCAAACAAAACATTATCAACCTATATAAACAAGGCGAATCAGCCGCCCAACTGGCCAGAGAATATGGCATTGGCTATTCAACCGTTCATAAGTGGATCCAGGGTCAGGCCAAAACTCAATCCGGTAAATCGCCAGACGAAATCAAAGCGATGGAAAAGCGACTGGCTTCGCTGTCTGAGGAGAACGAAATCCTAAAAAAAGCCCTGGGCTTCCTTGCGCAGAAGTAA
- the nrdI gene encoding class Ib ribonucleoside-diphosphate reductase assembly flavoprotein NrdI → MNILYISLSGNTKYFISRLTTYFEKERHVRVSSINVKEHPEFTTLDQPFVTFLPAFLKGGNGVNNGYTEILTTILGDYLAYEGNYQHCYGIIGSGNRNFNKQFALTAKQYAKRFDFPYITDFELRGTAHDIPRIADAILTYRNQFCFQTTKE, encoded by the coding sequence ATAAATATTCTCTACATCAGTTTGAGTGGCAACACGAAATATTTTATTAGCAGACTGACAACATACTTTGAGAAAGAACGTCATGTTCGGGTTAGTTCAATTAATGTTAAAGAACACCCTGAATTCACCACTCTTGACCAGCCGTTTGTTACCTTCCTACCAGCCTTTCTTAAAGGTGGTAATGGGGTTAATAACGGTTATACTGAAATATTAACCACTATTTTGGGAGATTACCTCGCGTACGAAGGCAATTACCAGCATTGCTACGGTATTATCGGTAGCGGTAATCGTAATTTTAATAAGCAGTTTGCACTCACGGCTAAACAATATGCTAAACGCTTCGATTTTCCTTACATTACCGATTTTGAGCTACGTGGCACCGCACACGACATTCCTCGCATTGCCGATGCCATCTTAACCTATCGCAATCAATTTTGTTTTCAAACAACGAAGGAGTAA
- a CDS encoding putative holin-like toxin, which translates to MIFRKVSQPMSAFQTRSLILLFGPFLIALLSYIDKHHK; encoded by the coding sequence ATGATCTTCAGGAAGGTTTCACAGCCAATGAGCGCCTTCCAGACACGCTCGTTGATATTGCTGTTTGGCCCGTTTTTAATCGCGCTCCTCAGCTATATCGACAAGCACCACAAATAA